The following proteins are encoded in a genomic region of Amphiura filiformis chromosome 11, Afil_fr2py, whole genome shotgun sequence:
- the LOC140164062 gene encoding globin-1-like yields the protein METIETEDSRFTEQQKDLLRNTWKGVWNKDVKLKFSVSLFKNLFTAHPELQQLFRGMKEIEELETLIKSPKLKAHALRVVSSVNNLIENLDSPEVFVEMLKNLARSHKGNNVSKLNFEQLGPILIMTMREFLGDELSPKATDAWVAAYTFIVESVWGEYQLMVQESEELSLNGNSEPEN from the exons ATGGAGACTATAG AAACCGAAGACAGCAGATTCACAGAACAACAGAAAGATCTTTTGAGAAATACTTGGAAAGGCGTATGGAACAAGGATGTCAAGTTAAAATTTTCTGTGTCTTTATTTAAAAA TTTATTCACAGCACATCCCGAATTACAGCAACTTTTCCGTGGCATGAAAGAAATAGAGGAGCTAGAAACCTTAATAAAGAGTCCCAAGTTAAAAGCACACGCTTTACGAGTCGTATCATCCGTCAATAAtctcattgaaaatttggatagTCCAGAAGTCTTTGTAGAAATGCTGAAAAACTTGGCAAGATCACACAAGGGAAACAATGTATCCAAGCTGAATTTTGAG CAACTCGGACCCATCTTAATCATGACTATGAGAGAGTTTCTCGGAGATGAGTTGTCACCGAAAGCCACTGATGCATGGGTGGCGGCTTACACGTTTATTGTGGAATCAGTGTGGGGAGAATATCAGTTAATGGTTCAAGAATCAGAAGAACTAAGTCTGAATGGAAATAGTGAACCAGAGAACTGA